The genomic stretch GTTGGTGTAGGTGCTGGTGTGGACGAGGGCGTGGAGAAGATTTGGGAGTAGCGGCTTGCATTTGTTCCGGGGAGGGGGAGTGGTGctgttgatgttgatgtaTCGCCATTTCTCGTGCTTTCTGTAGTAGTCGTGGCTGAAGCGGAAGGTAAAGTACTAAACCTAATCTTCAAACTCGCAGGCAACTCCACGGAACCAGATGCCGCATGTTTGTAACATGGAACGTGAGATGGTGGGGAGTGCGAGAGGGGTGGTGTGGTGGCTGTTTTTATGGCGTCGTCGATGTTCGCGGAGAGTTCGGCGAGGATGGTGGAGGAGTTTTGGCGGGGGAGGCGTCGAGGGCTTTTGGTGGGGAGTTCGGATATGGTTGTTGGGGTGGAGTTTGCTGTTGTTTTTGTTGTGCTTGGAGGAAGGGGGAAGCCGTGTGCGGTTGTGAGGTTTGCCGCTGTTTTGGGGGTGGTGGGAGGGAGTGGAAAGCCGTGCGTGGTGGGGGTGGAAGCGGAGGGCGCCCAAAGGCCTTGGGAACCGACGAGTTGGAGGCCGGAGCCGGAGTCTTTTCGCTTGGGGTCGGGTTTGGGTTGAAATGGGTTGGCGGCTGTGAGTTGTGTGCTTGGTGTAGGGTTTCCAGAGGTCTGTGGCCGGCTTTGATGCGCGTGTCGTGGTTGGAGTGGTGGCGGGTTGTTTGTGATAGGAATGTTCTGTATTGGTGGCTGTTGGAATACTTGTCCGCTGCATAGTCTTTGTTGTGCTTCTTGTATATGTTGTTGTCGCTGGCTGTATGAGAGTGGTATAGCAGGAACTTGTGGTGGCGAGATAAGAGATGCAAGGTATCCAGGGTGACCGACGGAAGAGGACCGCATGGCTTGATTAGCTTGAGGGCTCATACCAGGTCCATATTGGCTGGACCTTCCATTTGCCATGGCTTGTGGCGCAAAGTGCTGGAGGTTGTTCGACGAAACTGGCTCTTCTTGTTTGTGCTGCATACTTATAGATCGAGGGCTATTTCCGGGCTGACCTTCTCTTCCCAGAGTACTTGCTCGCCGGTATCGGTTACGAGAATCTTGAGTTGAGCTTGTAACGTTTGAGGGCATCACGGGGACTATGCCAGGCCCAAGAGGCTCGGAGCTGTGGTATGTGGCGTGTTTCTTGGATGGCAAGGCCTTCTGAGCGTGTGAAGAGTTCACAAGACCAGTTGGAGGTCCATTATGGGAATCGACTCGCGGTCTCGGTAAGTCTGGCTGTCCTGCTGGAGGAATCTGTGCGACAAGTGGCGGCGGTTCTTGCGCTCGAAGTATCTGATAGCACCTGCGCTGATCCCCAAAAGATAGTCGATTGAAGAATGGCGAGCGTAAGAATGTGTTGAGTATCAAGTTCGCGTCTAGTTGACTGCGGACCGATTGGACTTGCTCTCCATAGTGTTGACACAAGAAAAGAATATCCTTCCGTGGTTCCCAGGCCAAGTCGGCGGCCGTGCAGTACTCTAACATTGACTTCATAAGATAAAGCATGTTAAGTCCCTTGTATGTCTTCAAAATACCATCGGACCTGAGGCTCAATAGTGTGATATTATTCGCGAGTGTACCGCTCCGTGGGGTTCCGTAAGAGCCTatgtgtgatgagaaagaCAACCTTGCCCGTTACTCGGGAAAGACGTACCAGAGGGTATCAAATAAACCTCGACAGTTCCAGGACTTGTACATCCCGTGTCTA from Pyrenophora tritici-repentis strain M4 chromosome 1, whole genome shotgun sequence encodes the following:
- a CDS encoding Periplasmic protein TonB — encoded protein: MAYHNVEEPSKHRRQQQQETKMLPLANTIAAATRIRQLFESKKLSYAILAGLEMLCLGHQREISGLHIAYEDKDLDRIRAKLQADRRVHIPDGMNSLIPTKLLVQTGPAYLDTGCTSPGTVEVYLIPSGSYGTPRSGTLANNITLLSLRSDGILKTYKGLNMLYLMKSMLEYCTAADLAWEPRKDILFLCQHYGEQVQSVRSQLDANLILNTFLRSPFFNRLSFGDQRRCYQILRAQEPPPLVAQIPPAGQPDLPRPRVDSHNGPPTGLVNSSHAQKALPSKKHATYHSSEPLGPGIVPVMPSNVTSSTQDSRNRYRRASTLGREGQPGNSPRSISMQHKQEEPVSSNNLQHFAPQAMANGRSSQYGPGMSPQANQAMRSSSVGHPGYLASLISPPQVPAIPLSYSQRQQHIQEAQQRLCSGQVFQQPPIQNIPITNNPPPLQPRHAHQSRPQTSGNPTPSTQLTAANPFQPKPDPKRKDSGSGLQLVGSQGLWAPSASTPTTHGFPLPPTTPKTAANLTTAHGFPLPPSTTKTTANSTPTTISELPTKSPRRLPRQNSSTILAELSANIDDAIKTATTPPLSHSPPSHVPCYKHAASGSVELPASLKIRFSTLPSASATTTTESTRNGDTSTSTAPLPLPGTNASRYSQIFSTPSSTPAPTPTPNVADLMRSLVVSPEPTTPPLTPAPLSVYKAYQPPPSQPPTRTESWDMLDPASAYLTSAELPMSPPVSPPVEDAWIDVLELAREYQMEMPGFEEGYGSGSG